In Ahaetulla prasina isolate Xishuangbanna chromosome 5, ASM2864084v1, whole genome shotgun sequence, the following are encoded in one genomic region:
- the PLCXD2 gene encoding PI-PLC X domain-containing protein 2, with protein sequence MTTQRSNADWMGSLPPVLSALPLSTLAIPGSHDSFSYWVDEKSPVGPDQAIAIRRIAKIPLVKKLMKKWSVTQNLTFKEQLDSGIRYFDLRVSSKPGEAGQEIYFIHGLFGTTVCDGLMEINNFLTHHPKEVIFLDFNHFYAMDMNHHMYLISKIDEIFGSKLCKKECVENVTLQSLWEKQQQVLVFYHHSICETYPILWAGNKMPAPWANTTNVHKLLQFLETTLNERTKHGTFHVSQAILTPRVKTVARHLSRGLKNTLVHRNLPFILNWVKLQKPGVMGVNIITSDFVEQVDFAATIIGLNNLLLEV encoded by the exons ATGACAACCCAACGCAGCAACGCAGACTGGATGGGCTCCTTGCCGCCCGTCCTCAGCGCCCTGCCGCTTTCCACGCTGGCCATCCCAG GTTCACATGATTCCTTCAGCTACTGGGTGGATGAGAAATCTCCTGTGGGACCAGATCAAGCCATAGCAATTCGGCGGATAGCTAAAATTCCTTTGGTAAAAAAGCTAATGAAGAAATGGTCAGTAACACAAAATCTGACATTCAAGGAGCAGCTTGACAGCGGAATACGCTATTTTGACCTCCGTGTATCTTCCAAACCAGGTGAAGCAGGACAGGAAATCTACTTTATACATGGCTTGTTTGGAACCACAGTATGTGATGGACTTATGGAGATAAACAACTTCTTAACCCATCACCCTAAAGAAGTAATTTTCCTGGATTTCAATCATTTCTATGCCATGGATATGAATCATCATATGTACCTTATCAGCAAGATTGATGAAATATTTGGATCAAAACTCTGCAAAAAAGAATGTGTGGAAAATGTAACACTACAAAGCCTTTGGGAAAAGCAACAGCAG GTTCTTGTTTTCTACCATCATTCTATATGTGAAACATATCCCATCCTATGGGCAGGGAATAAAATGCCAGCTCCCTGGGCAAACACAACTAATGTACATAAACTACTGCAGTTCTTGGAGACCACCCTGAATGAGAGAACAAAACATGGAACTTTCCATGTTTCCCAAGCTATTCTCACACCAAGAGTCAAAACTGTTGCACGGCACCTCAGCCGTGGCCTGAAAAACACTCTTGTTCACAG AAATCTTCCTTTTATTCTGAACTGGGTGAAGTTACAGAAACCAGGAGTCATGGGAGTTAACATCATTACTTCAGACTTTGTGGAACAGGTAGACTTTGCAGCTACCATCATTGGATTAAATAATCTCCTTTTAGAAG TATGA